The DNA sequence gattactttccccttaaatTAAGAAgtattagaagaagacaaaaaggatccatcaaacgcATTTCGTGTTTCACCATTGTGGTATCTGACTTGTGGCCagactcaggtggaacaaacttaaacctgtgtcttttttcaatgctgaattgaatatCTCTGAGAAAACAGGAAGGTGTGAATTTATTTTTTCGCAAACATTCTTTCTGAATTTAAAGGTAGTCCAAGAagtaatctagtttttcaaaagtatctataatatatatatatatataatatatatatataatatatatattttttttttaaatagtctgGTAAAGTAACAGATTACCTGTAATCAGATTACCTGTAATCAGTtactctccgtgtgtgtgtgtgcgcgtgtgcatgcttgtgtgtgtgtttacaggtcCGGTGTGTAGTCTGAAGCCGGTGAGGCTGGCTCCGGTCAGAGGGCTGAAGGAGTTGCCACACACTGGAGGCTTCTCTATCAGAGAGCGCAATGAACTGCCATCCTGGGTGCCAGGACAGTCTATCATACCTAGAGAAAAAACCCAAATTATATTTTCACAgactggataggtgcagtgaaatgggAGTCAGCTGTAGTAGTACGGCCTCCCTTGAGCAAATTAGGATTAAGTGACTTCTTCAAGGGCACATTAAACACCATGTCTCCTCGGgtatttgaaccagtgacctttcagttactggcgcaatgctctaaccactaggctacctgctgcacaGAAGAGAAGTGAAAACGGAGACACTGATtacatagagacagaggagagatggagaagaggcaAGTGTGTGAGGTATGGGAATACTCAGTGTGATGGGTCCACAGAAAATAACTGACATGCACAGACAAAAACACCCACAAAGTAAAAAGCGcaactgtgctgtgtgtgtagttCACCTGGTAACTCTGGCAGGAAGTTGCTGAGCTTCTCCTTAACCTTCTTGCCACAGAACTTGTTGTAGGCGTGTTCCAGGTTGTAATGGGTGATTAGGTTGGTGTTGCCCGTCAGCTCATTGCCCACTGTGGGGCAAACACAAAGGATAAGACACTGTCAATACAGTAACAAGATCCATACAGACGTCAATGTCCCATTCAACGGTCCAGAGTGAGTAACTTGTTATGGCTAATGTAGAAACTAGGAAGTGCACCTAAAAATTGATAAAGCAAAGATAACACTATCTGCTAGAGAAATTAGATTACATTCCATACTGACCACGGCACACACTTGGGCTAGGCCTACAGAATGCACCATCAATTAATATACTACCCACTGGGCTAACTAGTCAGTAACCAGCTTGCTCTAGAGCAGGGTttccccaaactcggtcctgggtcaCCCCTTGGGTGCACGTTTTAGTTTTTGCCtgagcactacacagctgattcaaagaaTCAAAGTTTGATGATGAGtttgttatttgaatcagctgtgtagtgctaaggcaaaaaccaaaacgtgtacCCAGGACCGAGAATGGGAAACCCTGCTCAAGAGAACCCAACGGAGTAAACTGTTTACAGCCGGCCCCCCTTTACAGGTCATTACAGTCTATTGAATGGACTAGTAACTAGCTACCACACATGTTAGTTAATATTAGAAAATAACATGAGGtagcaaataataatattccACTCAAGTATGAATAAACATATTACGTACTGCCTACACTGAAATGTTAACTTTACCTGGTAGCTCTCGCAGTAAATAAAAAGGTTCGTTCATTGCTCCCGGCTTCCGTAGAGCAGGCCCCTCATCCCCGTGCTGAGGTGGCATCTGAGCCGCCATTGTGACTTGATTTGGCGGCAGAGGCGGTGGTGGTTTTCCCGGTCCGAATCCCAAAGACGATGATCCGGGTGGTCCCTGAGCTTCATTTTGCCCATACAGATTTGAAAACATTTCCGTCATGTCTATTGCGAGtatctaatatatatattttttaaagacatCGATTTCCTCCCCTATACTTTTAGTTTTGTACACATTGAGCCACGATTGTCTGACAACAACTTGTCTCGACTTCTTTGTGGCATAGTCGGCGTAGTACCGTAATACCAGCAATATATTTGCCGGTTAAATTGTATTAAATTGTATTGACAATGGCCCCGATATGGAAGTGTTCGTTTCAAAAGTTAATCTTGTATATTTGAATGATGTACTGTAGCTACTAAATGAAAGCAATGCGTTTGTGTTGCGTTTTTTTATTTTGAGTTTATTTAATAACAAAAAGCGCATTGGAATAAAATAACTGGTATACTCCTTACAAAAATGCACAGTTTACACATGTCAGGGTTAGAGTTATGATTCAAACTGGTCAAATGCATTCTGCTTTAGAACAGGTCATTACTCAGGGTTAAACATCAAAGGTCGcaggagggcagagggaggaagagagcgcTTGGAACTCGGCAAAAGCTGTCTGTGCAGGTGCCTAGAGATGCAGGTAGAAAGAAACAATGAAAACATAATACTGCTAAAGCCAAAACTGACACTGACTCATTCCATATACAGGTTAGAGGACTTGTGCAGCTCTGTGCCCCCCAATACAGTGATTCTCCATCTTGCTCACCTTCCACTCGTCCA is a window from the Oncorhynchus clarkii lewisi isolate Uvic-CL-2024 chromosome 14, UVic_Ocla_1.0, whole genome shotgun sequence genome containing:
- the LOC139366290 gene encoding mediator of RNA polymerase II transcription subunit 19-A; the encoded protein is MTEMFSNLYGQNEAQGPPGSSSLGFGPGKPPPPLPPNQVTMAAQMPPQHGDEGPALRKPGAMNEPFYLLRELPVGNELTGNTNLITHYNLEHAYNKFCGKKVKEKLSNFLPELPGMIDCPGTQDGSSLRSLIEKPPVCGNSFSPLTGASLTGFRLHTGPLPEQYRLMHIQPPKKKSKNKHKHHRPQDPIPQETPSDSDPKKKKKKRDDDPDRKKKKKDKKKKKNRHSPDHPGLAGSQPNSNSLR